From a single Okeanomitos corallinicola TIOX110 genomic region:
- a CDS encoding GAF domain-containing protein has protein sequence MAGTILLVTNTLASNYYIPHGHCYLWQTPLVGLHLVSDLLIAIAYFSIPAMLIYFVKKREDIPFSNVFILFGAFIILCGVGHLLDIWTLWHPNYWISGIERALTALVSCYTALQLVELLPKFLALRTPEQLEKINQELQQQIAERKRAEETLQSIVIGTATVTGEEFFKALARNLAEALNTSYVLVSEFADNSQQKLRTIALWNTTDLVENIEYELTGTPCQVVLEKKMICSYANNLQESFPNAPLLKEIDAQGYVGIPLLDVNQQIIGNLCIIDVKPVITNERTQAILSIFAARAAAELQRKWAEEEKRQAYNSLETRIKERTVALVAANNALENEISERVAVETTLRVMAEREKAINGIILRMRQTLDLESIFTVTTHELRHTLACDRVLIYRFNPDWSGKLVSESVTEDWNMMLPGRADDPQLTQVAVDDQNCITTKLSTAEVISRDTYLKENQGGSLNKKNSYCCVTDIYTAGFNDCYLNLLEELQARAYIITPIFCKHQLWGLLAVYQNDQPRQWQNAEIGIVTQIGNQLGVAVQQAELFAQVQKQAEELQIAKDEADAANRAKSEFLANMSHELRTPLNAILGFTQLMQQDQSFSSDHRRYIEIINNSGEHLLSLINDVLEMSKIEAGRTTLCETEFDLHKLLFSLAAMLQLKAKAKGLKLNFDYDVNLPQYIKSDENKLRQVLINLLGNAIKFTAKGSIILRAKQINDHQTGESNSSSMINLKFEVEDTGLGIESAEIGQLFQPFQQAKAGQISKEGTGLGLRISQKFVELMGGEITVSSQVDKGSCFSFNIQTSIAQEKTDDKLLNFDDVVGIAPEQHYRILIVEDNATNRLLLRQILKNLGLEVHEAENGQVAIAVWQEYKPDLIFMDMQMPILDGYAATQQIRFQEQELTVGIKPEKTKIIALTASAFAEQRQHTLMAGCDDFVSKPFRREEILSTLSEHLQIQFLYQKHLENENIQTTTEQPEFILDSTVLGIMPSEWINELNFAAAQGNDDRCIELVAEIPTAQTSLIAALTKLIEHYQFDQLMILTQVSNK, from the coding sequence ATGGCAGGAACTATACTTTTAGTAACAAATACATTAGCATCTAACTATTACATACCACATGGACATTGTTATCTGTGGCAAACTCCCTTAGTGGGACTACATTTAGTTAGTGATTTATTAATTGCGATCGCCTATTTTTCGATTCCGGCAATGTTAATCTACTTTGTCAAAAAGCGCGAAGATATTCCTTTCTCTAACGTTTTTATCTTATTTGGTGCATTTATAATTCTTTGTGGTGTGGGGCATCTTTTAGATATTTGGACATTGTGGCATCCTAACTATTGGATATCTGGGATTGAACGCGCTCTTACAGCTTTAGTTTCTTGTTATACTGCTTTACAATTAGTGGAATTACTACCGAAATTTTTAGCCTTGAGAACTCCAGAACAGCTAGAAAAAATTAACCAAGAACTACAACAGCAAATAGCAGAGCGAAAACGAGCGGAGGAAACCTTACAAAGCATTGTGATAGGAACTGCCACTGTTACTGGCGAAGAGTTTTTTAAAGCTCTAGCACGAAACCTCGCGGAAGCCTTAAATACCAGCTACGTGCTAGTATCTGAATTTGCCGATAATTCCCAGCAAAAATTACGTACAATTGCTTTATGGAATACTACCGATTTAGTAGAAAATATTGAATATGAATTAACGGGAACTCCTTGCCAAGTAGTCTTGGAAAAAAAAATGATATGTTCCTATGCAAATAATCTTCAAGAATCGTTTCCCAATGCCCCATTGCTAAAAGAAATTGATGCTCAAGGCTATGTAGGTATACCACTACTGGATGTAAATCAGCAAATAATTGGCAATCTTTGTATTATTGATGTTAAACCTGTAATTACCAATGAGCGAACCCAAGCCATTCTCAGTATCTTTGCTGCCCGTGCTGCCGCTGAATTACAACGTAAGTGGGCAGAGGAAGAAAAACGACAAGCTTATAATAGTTTAGAAACCAGAATCAAGGAGCGCACAGTAGCTTTAGTTGCTGCCAATAATGCCCTAGAAAATGAAATTAGTGAACGTGTGGCCGTAGAAACAACTTTAAGAGTGATGGCAGAAAGGGAAAAAGCCATCAACGGCATAATTTTACGAATGCGCCAAACCTTGGACTTGGAATCTATTTTTACGGTGACAACCCATGAATTACGCCATACTTTAGCTTGCGATCGCGTCCTCATTTACCGTTTTAACCCAGACTGGAGTGGCAAATTAGTCTCGGAGTCTGTGACTGAAGATTGGAATATGATGCTCCCAGGCAGGGCAGATGATCCCCAACTTACCCAGGTAGCTGTGGATGATCAGAACTGTATAACCACTAAACTGAGTACAGCAGAAGTAATCAGTCGTGATACCTATTTAAAGGAAAACCAAGGTGGTTCATTGAATAAAAAAAATAGCTATTGCTGTGTTACCGACATATACACCGCTGGGTTTAACGATTGCTATTTGAATCTACTCGAAGAGTTACAAGCTAGAGCTTATATCATTACTCCCATTTTCTGTAAACATCAACTGTGGGGTTTATTGGCAGTTTATCAAAATGACCAACCCCGACAGTGGCAAAATGCAGAAATAGGAATTGTCACCCAAATAGGTAATCAATTAGGAGTAGCTGTACAACAAGCAGAACTATTTGCCCAAGTCCAGAAACAAGCAGAAGAATTACAAATAGCCAAAGACGAAGCAGACGCAGCTAACCGCGCCAAAAGTGAATTCTTAGCTAACATGAGCCATGAACTAAGAACTCCACTGAATGCTATTCTTGGCTTTACTCAATTAATGCAGCAAGATCAATCCTTTAGTTCTGACCATCGCAGATATATTGAAATTATTAATAACAGCGGTGAGCATCTGCTCTCCCTCATTAATGATGTGTTAGAAATGTCTAAAATTGAAGCAGGAAGAACAACACTATGTGAAACAGAATTCGACTTACATAAACTACTTTTTTCCTTAGCCGCCATGCTGCAACTCAAAGCCAAAGCTAAAGGTTTAAAACTAAACTTTGACTATGATGTGAATTTACCACAATATATTAAATCTGATGAAAATAAACTGCGCCAGGTATTAATAAATTTGCTGGGTAATGCAATTAAGTTTACAGCAAAAGGAAGTATTATTCTACGAGCTAAACAAATAAATGATCATCAAACAGGAGAATCCAATTCTTCATCAATGATCAATCTCAAATTTGAAGTAGAAGATACAGGATTAGGTATTGAATCAGCAGAAATTGGTCAATTATTCCAACCATTTCAGCAAGCAAAAGCCGGACAAATATCTAAAGAAGGAACAGGTTTAGGTTTAAGAATTAGTCAGAAATTTGTAGAATTAATGGGGGGGGAAATTACTGTCAGCAGTCAAGTAGATAAAGGTAGTTGTTTTAGCTTTAATATCCAAACCAGTATAGCCCAAGAAAAAACCGATGATAAATTATTAAACTTTGATGATGTGGTGGGTATTGCTCCAGAGCAACACTATCGCATTTTAATAGTTGAAGATAATGCTACTAACCGACTACTACTGAGACAAATTTTAAAGAATTTAGGTTTAGAAGTACATGAAGCCGAAAACGGACAAGTGGCAATCGCTGTCTGGCAGGAATACAAACCAGATTTAATCTTTATGGATATGCAAATGCCTATTCTTGACGGCTATGCAGCTACTCAACAAATTCGTTTCCAAGAGCAAGAATTAACAGTGGGAATAAAACCCGAAAAAACAAAAATTATTGCTCTGACTGCCAGTGCCTTTGCTGAACAGCGACAACATACATTAATGGCAGGTTGTGATGACTTTGTGAGTAAACCATTCCGTCGAGAAGAAATTTTATCAACCCTTTCTGAACACTTGCAGATTCAATTCCTCTATCAAAAACATCTAGAAAATGAGAATATTCAAACCACAACCGAGCAACCAGAATTTATACTTGACAGCACTGTTTTAGGAATTATGCCTAGTGAATGGATTAATGAATTAAATTTTGCCGCTGCTCAAGGTAATGATGATAGATGTATAGAATTAGTTGCAGAAATTCCCACCGCTCAAACATCCCTAATTGCAGCATTAACAAAATTAATTGAACACTATCAGTTTGACCAATTAATGATACTCACTCAAGTAAGTAATAAGTAA
- a CDS encoding HAD family phosphatase: MSLKAVLLDFNGVIIKDEPIHLKLIDEILLQENLQPQKPLERQTCLGRSDRAYFQDLLKHRGRLVTEEYLVQLLNRKAKAYVQELEKLEKLPLYSGIEDLIFQMRSQNLKLGLVSCALHQEIDTVLQRAKLNDVFHVIVAGDDIRTCKPQPEGYLLAVEKLNQAYPDLNLQSQECLAIEDTPDGIQAAKRAQMQVLGVANTYPFHMLQRQANWTVDYLTDLELERVREIFSQQDVKIVDSEC, from the coding sequence ATGAGTTTAAAAGCGGTATTATTAGATTTCAATGGTGTCATTATTAAAGATGAACCAATTCACTTAAAATTGATAGATGAGATTCTGTTACAGGAAAATTTGCAACCACAAAAGCCCCTTGAACGTCAAACTTGTCTGGGTAGGAGCGATCGCGCTTATTTTCAAGACTTGCTCAAACATCGTGGTAGGTTGGTAACAGAAGAGTATTTAGTTCAGTTGCTTAACCGTAAGGCTAAAGCTTATGTGCAGGAACTAGAAAAGCTAGAAAAGTTACCTTTGTATTCGGGAATCGAAGATTTAATTTTTCAGATGCGATCGCAAAATCTTAAACTAGGTTTAGTTAGTTGCGCGCTACATCAAGAAATAGACACTGTTCTACAACGAGCTAAACTGAATGATGTTTTTCATGTCATCGTTGCTGGTGATGATATTAGAACCTGTAAACCCCAACCAGAGGGTTATTTGTTGGCTGTAGAAAAATTAAATCAAGCATATCCAGATTTAAATCTGCAAAGTCAGGAATGTTTAGCTATTGAAGATACTCCTGATGGGATTCAAGCAGCAAAACGCGCTCAGATGCAAGTTTTAGGAGTTGCTAACACCTACCCCTTTCATATGCTACAACGCCAAGCGAACTGGACGGTTGACTATTTAACTGATTTAGAATTAGAACGGGTGCGGGAGATTTTTTCGCAACAAGATGTGAAAATTGTAGATTCTGAGTGTTAA